In Mycolicibacterium mucogenicum DSM 44124, the following are encoded in one genomic region:
- a CDS encoding SDR family oxidoreductase, with translation MTTIDPDAPVLVTGASGYIGSWIVRYLLEAGHTVHGTVRNPQKPKGLEHLHKLSADHPGKLKLFKADLLDTGSFDEAMAGCELVMHTASPFLLQGVTDAQESLVRPALEGTRNVLDSVNRTESVKRVVLTSSVVAIYGDARESRDVPGGVFTEDQWNTTSSVDHQPYSYSKTVAEQEAWRYQKAQDRWDLVTIHPGLVLGPSLTSASDSASLATMKQFADGTMLTGAPELTMGVVDVRDVADAHLRAGYTPDAHDRYLVNAASLSLLEIGQILRGKFGVLYPFPWLNVPKVAVKAVAPVIGLTREFVDTNVGYPLVFDASRSQSELGLVYRPIEQTVTDHFQQMLDDGIVRKRPSIRLP, from the coding sequence ATGACCACGATCGACCCCGACGCCCCCGTCCTCGTCACGGGCGCCAGCGGGTATATCGGCAGCTGGATCGTCCGCTACCTGCTCGAAGCGGGGCACACCGTGCACGGCACTGTGCGCAATCCCCAGAAGCCGAAGGGCTTGGAACACCTGCACAAGCTGTCGGCCGATCACCCCGGCAAGCTCAAACTCTTCAAGGCGGACCTGCTCGACACCGGCAGCTTCGACGAGGCGATGGCCGGCTGTGAGCTCGTCATGCACACCGCGTCGCCGTTCCTGCTGCAGGGCGTCACGGACGCGCAGGAGTCGCTCGTGCGCCCCGCGCTGGAAGGCACCCGCAACGTGCTCGATTCGGTGAACCGCACCGAAAGCGTCAAGCGGGTGGTGCTGACCAGCAGCGTGGTGGCGATCTACGGCGACGCCCGCGAATCGCGCGACGTCCCCGGCGGCGTGTTCACCGAGGACCAGTGGAACACCACCAGCAGCGTCGACCACCAGCCGTACTCGTACTCCAAGACCGTGGCCGAGCAGGAGGCCTGGCGGTACCAGAAGGCGCAGGACCGCTGGGACCTGGTCACCATCCATCCGGGCCTGGTGCTCGGGCCGTCCCTGACCAGCGCCAGCGACTCGGCCAGCCTCGCCACCATGAAGCAGTTCGCCGACGGCACCATGCTGACCGGTGCGCCCGAGCTGACCATGGGTGTGGTCGACGTCCGCGATGTCGCCGACGCGCACCTGCGCGCCGGTTACACGCCCGATGCGCACGACCGCTACCTCGTCAACGCCGCCTCCCTGAGCCTGCTGGAGATCGGCCAGATCCTCCGCGGCAAGTTCGGCGTGCTGTATCCGTTCCCGTGGCTGAACGTGCCCAAGGTGGCGGTCAAGGCCGTCGCGCCGGTCATCGGGTTGACGCGCGAGTTCGTCGACACCAACGTGGGCTACCCGCTGGTCTTCGACGCGAGCCGCAGCCAGAGCGAGCTCGGATTGGTGTATCGGCCCATCGAGCAAACCGTCACCGACCACTTCCAGCAGATGCTCGACGACGGCATCGTGCGCAAGCGGCCGAGCATCCGGCTGCCGTAG
- a CDS encoding DEDDh family exonuclease yields the protein MGETNLGWGRPATDAGAGWAVVDVETSGFDPGHARVISVAALALGDDGNVEHSFSSLLNPGVDPGPTHVHGLTSEMLAGQPTFGEVVGDLAAVLSGRTLVAHNAGFDYAFLAAECERVGAVLPVDSVMCTVELTRRLNLGTENLRLETLATHYGATQIRPHDALDDAMVLAQILKPALAAAREHRRWLPIRNVGRKRWPSGAITHDELRPLKVLASRLPCAYANPGRFVPGQPLVQGMRVALSGEMVRTHEEVIERIVHVGLSYSDSVDAQTSLVICNEPAPAQGKGYQARELGVPLVSDAEFMTLLGHVVGGSDVEEFVDRTPAGDQFMLF from the coding sequence GTGGGCGAAACCAACCTCGGCTGGGGCCGACCGGCCACCGATGCCGGTGCGGGTTGGGCTGTCGTGGACGTCGAGACGTCGGGCTTCGATCCCGGTCACGCCAGGGTCATCAGCGTCGCGGCACTGGCCCTCGGCGACGACGGCAACGTCGAGCATTCGTTCAGCAGCCTGCTCAATCCGGGCGTCGATCCCGGCCCCACGCACGTGCACGGCCTGACCTCCGAGATGCTGGCGGGCCAGCCGACGTTCGGTGAGGTCGTCGGCGATCTGGCCGCTGTCCTGTCCGGCCGCACCCTGGTCGCCCACAACGCCGGTTTCGACTACGCCTTCCTGGCCGCCGAGTGCGAGCGCGTCGGCGCGGTGCTGCCCGTCGATAGCGTCATGTGCACCGTCGAGCTGACCCGCCGGCTCAACCTGGGCACCGAGAACCTGCGCCTGGAGACGTTGGCGACGCACTACGGCGCGACGCAGATTCGCCCGCACGACGCCCTCGACGACGCCATGGTGCTGGCCCAGATCCTCAAACCGGCGCTGGCCGCGGCGCGCGAGCACCGGCGCTGGCTGCCCATCCGCAACGTGGGTCGCAAGCGTTGGCCGAGCGGCGCCATCACGCACGACGAACTCCGGCCGCTGAAGGTGCTGGCGTCCCGGCTGCCATGTGCTTATGCCAACCCGGGCCGGTTCGTGCCGGGGCAGCCGTTGGTGCAGGGCATGCGGGTGGCGCTGTCGGGCGAGATGGTCCGTACGCACGAAGAAGTCATCGAGCGCATCGTGCACGTCGGGCTGTCCTACTCCGACAGCGTCGACGCCCAGACCTCGCTGGTCATCTGCAACGAACCGGCGCCGGCCCAGGGCAAGGGCTACCAGGCTCGCGAGCTCGGCGTGCCGCTGGTCTCCGATGCCGAATTCATGACGCTGCTGGGCCATGTGGTCGGCGGCTCGGATGTCGAGGAATTCGTCGACCGGACCCCGGCCGGCGATCAGTTCATGCTGTTCTAG
- a CDS encoding type 1 glutamine amidotransferase: protein MSTVQIGLVLPDVMGTYGDGGNAVVLRQRLQLRGIDAEIVEITLNDPVPDSMDLYTLGGAEDYAQRLATRHLLQYPGLQRAVERGAPVLAICAAIQVLGHWYETSSGERVDGVGLLDVTTSPQPERTIGEVASVPVIDGLTQKLTGFENHRGGTDLGPLAKPLARVEKGAGNRAGSGYDGVVQGSVVATYLHGPCLARNPELADYLLAQVVGELPPLELPEVDLLRRERLASPRRV from the coding sequence ATGAGCACGGTGCAGATCGGCCTCGTCCTGCCCGACGTGATGGGCACCTACGGTGACGGCGGCAATGCCGTCGTCCTGCGACAGCGCTTGCAGCTCAGGGGAATTGATGCCGAGATCGTCGAGATCACGCTCAACGACCCGGTGCCGGATTCGATGGACCTCTACACCCTCGGCGGCGCCGAGGACTACGCGCAGCGCCTGGCGACCCGCCACCTGCTGCAGTACCCGGGCCTGCAGCGCGCCGTCGAGCGCGGCGCTCCGGTACTGGCGATCTGCGCCGCCATCCAGGTGCTCGGCCACTGGTACGAGACATCGTCGGGTGAGCGCGTCGACGGCGTCGGACTGCTCGACGTGACGACCTCACCGCAGCCCGAGCGCACCATCGGCGAAGTGGCGTCGGTACCGGTGATCGACGGCCTCACCCAGAAGCTGACCGGCTTCGAAAACCACCGCGGCGGAACCGATCTCGGCCCCCTGGCCAAGCCGTTGGCGCGCGTGGAGAAGGGCGCCGGCAACCGCGCGGGATCCGGGTACGACGGTGTCGTGCAGGGCAGCGTGGTAGCCACCTACCTGCACGGCCCGTGCCTGGCCCGCAATCCGGAGCTGGCCGACTACCTGCTGGCCCAAGTGGTCGGCGAGCTGCCGCCGCTGGAACTGCCCGAGGTCGACCTGCTCCGCCGCGAGCGTCTCGCTTCGCCCCGCCGGGTTTGA
- a CDS encoding carotenoid oxygenase family protein has translation MTATVPAEPTLKQLHGRAFASLYDEMDYQVARIDGTLPPELTGTLFRIGPGKFEVGDTVLKTMFDADGMVSRFVLDGQSVRFTNRYVRTKQYRGGDVMSQRGITTNAPTLRGNLLPPANTGNTNMATICGELLAMWEGGPPYKIDPDSLDTLGYKRFDGDRLGYLGSFSAHPKWDPHTGDVYNFGLDLLPTPRLRCFKVDRTGRSHQISSLKLWDMVWNHDFALTENHMVFVLDPLRPNIPTLLRTRSLAKALEYQTRNGSTRFALVPRDGSKPRIIEHEALTHIHVTNAFEDGSDTVVEFFRFEDSDIFGKLGKAWQDPADPTDPRAHLTIDEWPRGHLSRFRISKSGRITETVLSATAPMEFPQYDWRRSTLEHNVTYACKATEDVGHYNAVTRIDHRTGAQTTFDFGLAQTGEPLFVPRSRTAAEDDGWLLVLNHDLRSHRSQLVIFDARTIEDGPLATAHLEHHLPIGFHGTFSRRIAG, from the coding sequence ATGACAGCCACAGTGCCCGCGGAACCCACGCTCAAGCAGCTGCACGGCCGCGCCTTCGCGTCCCTGTACGACGAGATGGACTATCAGGTCGCCCGCATCGACGGCACTCTGCCGCCCGAGCTGACCGGCACACTGTTCCGCATCGGCCCCGGCAAGTTCGAGGTCGGCGACACCGTGCTCAAGACCATGTTCGACGCCGACGGCATGGTGTCCCGTTTCGTCCTCGACGGACAGTCCGTACGTTTCACCAACCGCTACGTGCGCACCAAGCAGTACCGCGGCGGAGACGTGATGAGCCAGCGCGGCATCACCACCAACGCGCCCACGCTGCGCGGCAATCTGCTGCCGCCGGCCAACACCGGCAACACCAACATGGCCACGATCTGCGGCGAACTCCTGGCCATGTGGGAGGGCGGCCCGCCGTACAAGATCGACCCGGACTCGCTGGACACGTTGGGCTACAAGCGCTTTGACGGTGACCGCCTCGGCTATCTCGGTTCCTTCTCCGCCCACCCCAAGTGGGATCCGCACACCGGCGACGTCTACAACTTCGGTCTCGACCTGCTGCCCACACCGCGGCTGCGCTGCTTCAAGGTGGACCGCACCGGACGCAGCCACCAGATCAGCTCGCTGAAGTTGTGGGACATGGTGTGGAACCACGACTTCGCACTCACCGAGAACCACATGGTGTTCGTACTGGATCCGTTGCGCCCCAACATCCCAACGCTGTTACGTACCCGATCGCTCGCGAAGGCACTTGAATACCAGACCCGCAACGGGTCGACGCGGTTCGCCCTGGTGCCGCGCGACGGGTCCAAGCCCCGCATCATCGAGCATGAGGCACTGACGCACATCCACGTCACCAACGCCTTCGAGGACGGCTCCGACACCGTGGTGGAGTTCTTCCGCTTCGAGGACTCGGACATCTTCGGCAAGCTCGGCAAGGCGTGGCAGGACCCGGCCGATCCCACCGATCCCCGTGCGCACCTGACCATCGATGAGTGGCCCCGCGGACACCTGTCGCGGTTCCGGATCAGCAAGTCCGGCCGGATCACCGAGACGGTGCTATCAGCAACGGCACCAATGGAATTCCCGCAGTACGACTGGCGGCGTTCGACGCTGGAACACAACGTCACCTACGCCTGCAAGGCCACCGAGGATGTGGGCCACTACAACGCGGTGACGCGCATCGACCACCGCACCGGCGCGCAGACCACGTTCGATTTCGGCCTGGCCCAGACCGGTGAACCGTTGTTCGTGCCCCGCTCCCGCACGGCCGCCGAGGACGACGGCTGGCTGCTGGTGCTCAATCACGATCTGCGGAGCCATCGTTCGCAGCTGGTGATCTTCGATGCCCGCACCATCGAGGACGGCCCGCTGGCCACCGCGCATCTGGAACACCATCTGCCGATCGGGTTCCACGGCACGTTCAGCCGGCGTATCGCGGGCTGA
- a CDS encoding Mur ligase family protein, whose product MITARGRVALGAGAAARWASRVTGRGAGAMIGGLVAMKLDPSILGQLGSGRRSVVVTGTNGKSTTTRMTAAALATLGPVASNSEGANMDAGLIAALAGSRKATLAALEVDEMHVPHVSDAVDPSVIVLLNLSRDQLDRVGEINHIERTLRTGLARHPKAVVVANCDDVLVTSAAYDSPNVVWVAAGGGWSNDSVSCPRSGEVIVRENGHWHSTGTDFSRPTPQWWYDETNIYGPDGFTAPMTLALPGTVNRGNATQAVAAAVALGASPAAAVAAVSTVDEVAGRYRTLHVGEHTVRMLLAKNPAGWQEALSMVSSDVAGAVISVNGQVPDGEDLSWLWDVNFEHFVDFPAPIVSAGERGTDLAVRLGYAGVDHTLVHDTLAAIKSCPPGHVEVIANYTAFLQLSRELA is encoded by the coding sequence ATGATCACCGCACGAGGACGCGTCGCGCTGGGCGCGGGCGCCGCCGCCCGCTGGGCGTCGCGTGTGACGGGCCGCGGTGCCGGCGCCATGATCGGCGGGCTCGTCGCCATGAAGCTGGACCCGTCGATCCTGGGACAGCTGGGTTCGGGACGTCGCTCCGTCGTCGTCACCGGGACCAACGGAAAGTCGACGACGACGCGGATGACGGCGGCGGCGCTGGCGACCCTCGGGCCGGTGGCATCCAACAGCGAGGGCGCCAACATGGACGCCGGTCTGATCGCCGCGCTGGCCGGATCGCGCAAGGCGACGCTGGCCGCGCTCGAGGTCGACGAGATGCACGTGCCGCACGTCTCCGACGCGGTGGACCCGTCGGTGATCGTGTTGCTCAACCTGTCCCGCGACCAGCTGGACCGGGTCGGCGAGATCAACCACATCGAGCGGACCCTGCGCACCGGGTTGGCCCGCCATCCCAAGGCCGTCGTCGTGGCCAACTGTGACGACGTTCTGGTGACCTCGGCCGCGTACGACAGCCCCAACGTGGTCTGGGTCGCCGCCGGCGGCGGCTGGTCCAACGACTCGGTGAGCTGTCCGCGCAGCGGCGAGGTGATCGTCCGCGAGAACGGCCACTGGCATTCGACCGGTACCGACTTTTCCCGTCCGACCCCGCAGTGGTGGTACGACGAGACGAATATCTATGGGCCGGACGGCTTTACCGCCCCAATGACGCTGGCCCTGCCCGGCACGGTGAACCGCGGCAATGCGACGCAGGCCGTGGCTGCGGCGGTCGCGCTGGGTGCGTCGCCGGCCGCCGCGGTGGCCGCGGTGTCGACTGTCGACGAGGTCGCCGGCCGCTACCGGACCCTGCACGTCGGCGAGCACACCGTCCGCATGCTGCTGGCCAAGAACCCCGCGGGCTGGCAGGAGGCGCTGTCGATGGTCTCCAGTGATGTTGCGGGAGCAGTCATTTCAGTGAACGGCCAGGTGCCCGACGGCGAGGACCTGTCGTGGCTGTGGGACGTGAACTTCGAACATTTCGTGGACTTCCCGGCGCCCATCGTGTCGGCGGGCGAGCGCGGCACCGATCTCGCGGTGCGTCTCGGCTACGCGGGCGTCGACCACACGCTGGTGCACGACACGTTGGCCGCCATCAAGTCCTGCCCGCCCGGACACGTCGAGGTCATCGCGAACTACACGGCGTTCCTGCAGCTGAGCCGGGAGCTGGCATGA
- a CDS encoding HNH endonuclease signature motif containing protein, producing MGLTDPAVVEEAYAAYEAAHARLASLDYTGLDVRTLLALQSRRETAKCAAEVVDHQILAAAQTQATAKEIGAKDWPEVLHVRHRISREEARRRVRDCDHLGPRSAITGEALGPVWELVAAALAEGAINAEHVAVITWFFGKVPLWAADPVTLAQCETDLVADARVKTPEDLRKVAADLLYRLDQDGPEPDDDEPDPKRSFVMGKQRPDGRTDVTAELDPEGRAYWDVLFDKYAAPGMCNPADPHPCYSGTPTQEQIDNDTRTLAQRQYDAFKFVGRMMLATGTSGVHNGFPVAVVATCTVSDLEKRTGMALTHTGTKLPVKDLVRMAAQGSDNYLAVFDDHTGQPLYLGRAARTASTAQRLALFARDRGCTRPNCTAPASRSQVHHLINWRDNGLTNVDTMTLACGRDNRLADTGGWTTTMKNGRTHWTPPPLLDVGQPRTNHYHHPTLYPTEGEDSDGESDSPAR from the coding sequence ATGGGATTGACCGATCCAGCCGTTGTCGAGGAGGCGTACGCCGCCTACGAAGCTGCGCACGCTCGGCTCGCGTCCCTGGACTACACCGGCCTGGACGTGCGGACATTGTTGGCGCTGCAGTCCCGCCGCGAAACGGCCAAATGCGCCGCCGAAGTGGTCGACCATCAGATCCTGGCCGCCGCACAGACGCAGGCGACGGCGAAGGAGATCGGGGCCAAGGATTGGCCTGAGGTTTTGCATGTGCGGCACCGCATCAGCCGGGAGGAGGCCCGCCGCCGGGTGCGGGACTGCGATCACCTGGGTCCGCGCTCGGCCATCACCGGGGAGGCGTTGGGCCCGGTGTGGGAGCTGGTCGCCGCCGCTCTGGCTGAGGGGGCGATCAATGCCGAGCACGTCGCGGTGATCACCTGGTTTTTCGGCAAGGTCCCGTTGTGGGCGGCCGACCCGGTCACCCTGGCCCAGTGCGAAACAGATCTGGTGGCCGACGCGAGGGTGAAAACCCCCGAGGACCTGCGCAAAGTCGCGGCGGATTTGTTGTACCGGCTCGATCAGGACGGGCCCGAGCCCGACGACGATGAGCCCGACCCGAAGCGGTCGTTCGTCATGGGCAAGCAGCGACCTGATGGCCGTACCGACGTCACCGCCGAGCTGGATCCGGAAGGCCGTGCCTACTGGGACGTGTTGTTCGACAAGTACGCCGCCCCGGGCATGTGCAACCCCGCCGACCCGCACCCCTGCTACTCCGGCACCCCGACCCAGGAGCAGATCGACAACGACACGCGCACCCTGGCGCAGCGTCAGTACGACGCCTTCAAATTCGTGGGCCGGATGATGCTGGCCACCGGGACCTCCGGGGTGCACAACGGCTTCCCCGTCGCGGTGGTCGCCACCTGCACCGTCAGCGACCTGGAGAAGCGCACCGGAATGGCGCTCACGCACACCGGCACGAAACTCCCGGTCAAGGATCTGGTTCGGATGGCCGCCCAAGGCTCGGACAACTACCTTGCGGTATTCGACGACCACACCGGCCAACCCTTGTATCTGGGCCGGGCGGCCCGCACCGCCAGCACGGCACAGCGGCTGGCGTTGTTCGCCCGTGACCGCGGCTGCACCCGCCCGAATTGCACCGCGCCGGCGTCGCGGAGCCAGGTGCATCACTTGATCAATTGGCGCGATAACGGCCTGACCAATGTCGACACCATGACCTTGGCCTGCGGGCGCGACAACCGCTTGGCCGACACCGGAGGCTGGACCACCACCATGAAGAACGGCCGCACCCACTGGACCCCACCACCCCTGCTCGATGTCGGCCAACCCCGAACCAACCACTACCACCACCCCACCCTGTATCCGACCGAGGGGGAAGACTCCGATGGTGAAAGTGACAGTCCTGCAAGGTGA